A window of Leclercia adecarboxylata contains these coding sequences:
- the hisD gene encoding histidinol dehydrogenase: MAYMLKTSKPVQERQDAQRQIRETVELILADIEKRGNKAIRELSVKFDRYDRQDYRLSDAEINACINKLSRQDIHDIEFAQEQVFNFARAQKACLLDLEVETRPGVILGHKNIPINAVGCYVPGGKYPLLASAHMSIITANVAGCSRILSCAPPFGGEPAPAIVAAQKMAGATEIYALGGIQAIGAMALGTDSLAPVDMLVGPGNAFVAEAKRQLFGRVGIDLFAGPTETLVIADDSVDAEICATDLLGQAEHGVTTPAILLTNSLALAKETLREIARLLEKLPTADIARQAWHDYGEIIVCDSYDEMLAEADRIASEHVQVMTRRDDWFLANMTNFGALFLGPRTNVAYGDKVIGTNHTLPTQKAARYTGGLWVGKFMKTCTWQKVLSDEATAEIGSYCSRLSLLEGFAGHAEQANIRVRRYGQVEVPYATPAPVREKV, encoded by the coding sequence GTGGCTTATATGCTTAAAACCAGTAAACCGGTTCAGGAACGTCAGGATGCGCAGCGACAAATAAGAGAAACGGTGGAACTTATTCTGGCGGATATTGAAAAACGCGGAAATAAAGCCATTCGTGAACTGTCCGTTAAATTCGACCGCTACGACCGTCAGGATTATCGCCTGAGCGATGCGGAAATTAATGCCTGTATCAATAAACTGAGCCGCCAGGATATTCACGATATCGAATTTGCGCAGGAGCAGGTCTTTAATTTTGCCCGGGCGCAAAAAGCCTGTCTGCTGGATCTGGAAGTTGAAACCCGTCCGGGGGTTATTCTCGGGCATAAAAATATTCCCATTAACGCGGTGGGGTGTTATGTCCCTGGCGGGAAATATCCCCTGCTGGCGTCGGCCCATATGTCGATTATCACTGCCAACGTGGCGGGCTGCTCCCGCATCCTAAGCTGCGCCCCGCCGTTCGGCGGCGAGCCTGCGCCTGCGATCGTGGCGGCGCAAAAAATGGCCGGAGCCACGGAGATCTACGCCTTAGGCGGTATCCAGGCCATCGGCGCGATGGCGCTGGGCACCGATTCCCTGGCCCCGGTGGATATGCTGGTCGGCCCCGGCAACGCCTTTGTGGCAGAGGCCAAACGTCAGCTGTTTGGCCGGGTGGGGATCGATCTCTTTGCCGGCCCGACGGAGACGCTGGTGATTGCCGACGACAGCGTGGATGCCGAAATATGTGCGACCGACCTGCTGGGGCAGGCCGAGCACGGGGTGACGACCCCCGCCATTCTGCTGACCAACTCGCTGGCGCTGGCCAAAGAGACGCTGCGCGAGATCGCGCGCCTGCTGGAAAAACTGCCCACCGCCGACATCGCCCGTCAGGCCTGGCACGACTACGGGGAGATCATTGTCTGCGACAGCTACGACGAAATGCTCGCCGAAGCCGACCGTATCGCTTCCGAGCACGTACAGGTGATGACCCGCCGCGATGACTGGTTTCTGGCCAACATGACCAACTTCGGCGCGCTGTTCCTTGGCCCGCGCACCAACGTTGCCTACGGCGACAAGGTGATTGGCACCAACCACACTCTGCCGACGCAAAAAGCGGCGCGCTATACCGGCGGCCTGTGGGTGGGCAAATTCATGAAAACCTGCACCTGGCAGAAAGTGCTCAGCGACGAGGCCACCGCCGAGATCGGCAGCTACTGCTCGCGCCTGTCCCTGCTGGAAGGTTTTGCCGGTCACGC
- a CDS encoding MFS transporter, with protein sequence MFRALLRRPEARLFFIISVLFFICIHSIDAFLAPMMINQGMEPQVMGIIMGASGLATLLIRFPLGIISDVVKSRKIFIQGALVLPIIAWPLAWLEPNAITLYLAKAADGVTAATWVLYNILFIRYFDRQDAPAAVAFLALAGPLGVFLGNCIGGLLIHYFENNIAFFVSCVSALVALFLTTRIRDVHDPVKAPTLKACIAGARLQLADRSVWLIGILATLVILVPFATRDTLTPIYAEQLGGRAGILTLLSNIHLIFYALAIALCSSVFYQRLGLMKTAVLGIVLQVVSTLGIPFTSNMYVIYLLQALAGFSFGMAFAAFMSLSVVNTTSDEQSTRMGLFQTIYSCGMFAGPVIMGVMMQHINLSSGYLFIAGLSVVAAIVTPLSVRWVNNRKMPASAELSINGPLAPARDQ encoded by the coding sequence TGAAGCCCGGCTGTTTTTTATCATCAGCGTGTTGTTTTTTATCTGTATTCACAGCATTGATGCGTTTCTGGCCCCGATGATGATCAATCAGGGGATGGAGCCGCAGGTGATGGGGATCATCATGGGGGCCAGCGGCCTCGCCACCCTGCTGATCCGCTTCCCGCTGGGGATTATTTCCGACGTGGTGAAGAGTCGAAAAATCTTTATCCAGGGCGCGCTGGTGCTGCCGATCATCGCCTGGCCGCTGGCCTGGCTGGAGCCGAACGCTATCACTCTCTATCTGGCCAAAGCCGCTGACGGCGTGACTGCCGCCACCTGGGTGCTCTACAACATCCTGTTTATCCGCTACTTTGACCGCCAGGATGCCCCGGCCGCGGTGGCCTTTCTGGCGCTGGCGGGGCCGCTTGGGGTGTTCCTCGGCAACTGCATCGGCGGCCTGTTGATTCACTATTTTGAGAACAACATCGCATTTTTCGTCTCCTGCGTCTCGGCGCTGGTGGCGCTGTTCCTCACCACCCGCATCCGCGATGTGCATGATCCGGTCAAAGCCCCGACGCTGAAAGCCTGTATCGCCGGTGCCCGACTGCAGCTGGCCGACCGTTCGGTGTGGCTGATTGGTATTCTGGCGACTCTCGTCATCCTGGTGCCTTTTGCTACCCGCGATACGCTGACGCCGATCTATGCCGAGCAGTTAGGCGGGCGCGCCGGGATCTTAACCCTGCTGAGCAACATCCATCTGATTTTCTACGCCCTCGCCATCGCCCTGTGCAGCAGCGTCTTTTACCAGCGCCTTGGGCTGATGAAGACGGCGGTGCTGGGCATTGTCCTGCAGGTAGTGTCGACCTTAGGCATCCCCTTCACCAGCAATATGTATGTCATCTATCTGTTGCAGGCGCTGGCGGGCTTCTCCTTCGGGATGGCATTTGCGGCCTTTATGTCCCTGAGCGTGGTTAACACCACTTCCGATGAGCAGTCCACGCGCATGGGACTGTTCCAGACCATCTACTCCTGCGGGATGTTTGCCGGGCCGGTGATCATGGGGGTGATGATGCAGCACATTAACCTCTCGTCCGGCTATCTGTTTATTGCGGGCCTGTCGGTTGTCGCGGCGATTGTCACCCCGCTCTCCGTGCGCTGGGTAAATAACCGGAAAATGCCTGCGTCTGCGGAATTATCCATTAACGGCCCACTCGCGCCCGCGCGCGACCAGTAA